Genomic DNA from Prunus persica cultivar Lovell chromosome G1, Prunus_persica_NCBIv2, whole genome shotgun sequence:
CTTAAGGCTTTTTTTAGGGGTTTGCAGAGATAAAGGTAATCAGACAGGGCTGAAAAGGGTTGATGGATGCATGTTGTTTTGTAGGCGCAACGGGCCATGGTGGCATATAATGAAGGGATTGGAAGGCGTGGATCGCCTCCGAAACGAGACGATGATCGGGAAGGACATTATGTTTACAATCTTGGCGAGAATCTCACTCCAAGATGTGAGCTTTTCAGAGAGTCTTTTGCATATTTGTCTTTGCTAATGTGTTTGTGTAGGTTAATGTTGTGGATTTGTTCAAAGATATTGACTTGGTTATTGATTTGGCAGATAAAATACTTAAGAAGATGGGTGAAGGTTAGATGTCAAGTGTCCTGCTGTCTAcaagattttatatttttctcattctGCTTGAGTCATTCAGCATATTGCTAGTGCTGTAGGCACATTTGGCCGAGTTTTGGAATGTTGGGACCGTCAAGCACGAGAGTATGTGGCAATCAAGGTAGTTCGGAGCATACGAAAATACCGGGAGGCAGCAATGATTGAGGTTGATGTGCTTCAGCAGCTTGCTAAGCATGATAAGGGCATCTCATGGTACATGTCTTCTGGGTTTCAGCTGATAGAATTGTTGGTTCATCACCGTGATGTGGTCTAACTTCCTGTATGTTAATGCATTGCTGCAGCTGTGTGCAGATTCACAATTGGTTTGACTACCGCAATCACATATGCATAGTAAGTATCCAATTAAGTTCCTTCATGCAACTCTTGTACTCgtctaatattttattttagttgaaTATGACAGTATTGGTTATTGATTAATTCACTGTTTTCTGCTGATGATGTGGCACTGCCTGAAAATAGATATTACCCCGCCtgcttttttatcttttcatcAAGTAGTTTAGATGATTGATTCCCATATGTATGTAATAACGATAGAGCTTTCAAATAGAGTTACAGTTTGATATTAGTATGTCCAAGGACTTTATTCATAGAACTGGGAACTAAACAGAAACCTTCCTTTGGATGCATTTAATGGTTTTATCAGGTGTTTGAGAAGCTTGGACCAAgcttatttgattttctaaagAGAAATAAATACTGCCCATTCCCTGTGGATCTTGTTCGGGAATTTGGACGACAGCTTTTGGAATCTGTAGCATGTGTGTGGATAGTTCTTAGTCTcattctctttcttatttttattctaaCCAGTCACCCAAATCTCTCTCTTGGCCTGCTTTCTTTGTCCAGGGCTGTAACAGGGTGTTATAATTGAGTCCTTTTGTttaacttgtttttcttttttttttctttattatatcCAACAGATATGCATGACTTACGCTTAATCCATACTGATTTGAAGCCAGAAAATATTCTTCTTGTGTCCTCTGAATATGTAAAGCTTCCTCGTACTAAGGTATCTTGGACTTTTACAATTCAAAGTTTATGACATGTTTCATATTTGGGAGAGACTCAATTAATGAAAAAGTGCTTGAAAATGGTACAGAGGTTTTCTTCAGATGAAACGCATTACAGGTGCTTGCCCAAGTCTAGTGCCATTAAGCTGATTGATTTTGGTAGTACTGTGTTTGATAATCAGATTCATAGCTCCATTGTTTCTACCAGGCATTACAGAGCCCCTGAGATTATTCTAGGTAACTAATTACAGTGTTAGCAAGCCAAAATTTGTTGTataatttct
This window encodes:
- the LOC18790003 gene encoding serine/threonine-protein kinase AFC3 isoform X2, which gives rise to MVTTVGVETRMENSQNRIRKRPRSAWDVGPSQSEPEAQRAMVAYNEGIGRRGSPPKRDDDREGHYVYNLGENLTPRYKILKKMGEGTFGRVLECWDRQAREYVAIKVVRSIRKYREAAMIEVDVLQQLAKHDKGISCCVQIHNWFDYRNHICIVFEKLGPSLFDFLKRNKYCPFPVDLVREFGRQLLESVAYMHDLRLIHTDLKPENILLVSSEYVKLPRTKRFSSDETHYRCLPKSSAIKLIDFGSTVFDNQIHSSIVSTRHYRAPEIILGLGWSYPCDLWSIGCILVELCATHENLEHLAMMERVLGPLPQQMTRRANNDAEKYFGRGARLNWPLGAVSRESIRAVKKLDCLKDLISRHVGSSKASSSLTDLLYGLLKYDPSERLTARQALDHPFFKIPT
- the LOC18790003 gene encoding serine/threonine-protein kinase AFC3 isoform X1 — translated: MVTTVGVETRMENSQNRIRKRPRSAWDVGPSQSEPEAQRAMVAYNEGIGRRGSPPKRDDDREGHYVYNLGENLTPRYKILKKMGEGTFGRVLECWDRQAREYVAIKVVRSIRKYREAAMIEVDVLQQLAKHDKGISCCVQIHNWFDYRNHICIVFEKLGPSLFDFLKRNKYCPFPVDLVREFGRQLLESVAYMHDLRLIHTDLKPENILLVSSEYVKLPRTKRFSSDETHYRCLPKSSAIKLIDFGSTVFDNQIHSSIVSTRHYRAPEIILGLGWSYPCDLWSIGCILVELCAGNALFQTHENLEHLAMMERVLGPLPQQMTRRANNDAEKYFGRGARLNWPLGAVSRESIRAVKKLDCLKDLISRHVGSSKASSSLTDLLYGLLKYDPSERLTARQALDHPFFKIPT